In a genomic window of Occallatibacter riparius:
- a CDS encoding FtsX-like permease family protein, whose translation MRFELFVAARYLRAKRRQAVVGVVTSISIAGVAAGVAALIIALAITNGMRRDLQDRLVDTSAHVQLMRVEGDGIRDWRPLLERLRKVPHVTAASPGLYEQVLVARGARDGGALIEGVLPDQEITVSSLLKQATPGSVAALQPLPEGTTPKPGDLQPIVLGSDLAETVGATIGDRIILISPQGEMTPYGQIPKMVPFRLAGTFHSGFYQYDASWGFIRLADAQRLFDEPDLLSVISFKVDNLNRAPEVGRAIEQAAGKGFMTNNWMEQNRELFRALRLEQVVTFIIITLIVVVAALNILIALTMMVMEKTRDIAVLMSFGVDPMQVRRIFLLQGFLISVVGTLAGLVMGYIASWAGGHYHFIHLSAEVYSIDTLPFAPRVIDGVIVAAVSIGVSLLATLYPSVAASRILPAEALRYE comes from the coding sequence ATGCGGTTTGAACTGTTCGTTGCGGCGCGGTATCTGCGGGCCAAGCGCAGGCAGGCGGTAGTGGGCGTGGTCACGTCCATCTCGATTGCCGGCGTGGCTGCGGGCGTGGCGGCATTGATCATCGCATTGGCGATCACGAACGGGATGCGGCGCGACCTGCAGGATCGTCTGGTGGACACGAGTGCACACGTGCAGTTGATGCGCGTGGAGGGCGACGGCATCCGCGACTGGCGGCCGCTGCTGGAGCGGCTCCGGAAGGTACCGCATGTGACGGCGGCTTCTCCAGGATTGTATGAGCAGGTACTCGTGGCGCGGGGAGCGCGGGATGGCGGTGCGCTGATTGAGGGCGTTTTGCCGGACCAGGAGATTACGGTGAGCAGCCTGCTGAAGCAGGCGACACCGGGGTCCGTTGCGGCGTTGCAGCCGCTGCCGGAAGGAACTACTCCGAAGCCAGGCGATCTGCAGCCGATTGTGCTGGGATCAGACCTGGCCGAGACAGTTGGAGCGACGATCGGCGATCGCATTATTCTCATCAGTCCGCAGGGCGAGATGACTCCGTATGGGCAGATACCCAAGATGGTGCCGTTCCGGCTGGCGGGGACTTTCCACTCGGGCTTTTATCAGTACGACGCGAGTTGGGGCTTTATACGCCTGGCGGATGCGCAAAGGCTGTTCGATGAGCCGGATTTGCTGAGCGTGATCAGCTTCAAGGTCGACAACCTGAACCGCGCGCCGGAGGTGGGACGCGCGATTGAGCAGGCCGCGGGCAAAGGCTTCATGACCAACAACTGGATGGAACAGAACCGCGAGTTGTTCCGCGCGTTGCGGCTGGAGCAGGTGGTGACGTTCATCATCATCACGCTGATTGTGGTGGTGGCGGCGCTGAACATTCTGATTGCGCTGACCATGATGGTGATGGAGAAGACGCGCGATATCGCCGTGTTAATGAGCTTCGGCGTCGATCCAATGCAGGTGCGGAGGATTTTTCTGCTGCAGGGCTTCCTGATCTCTGTGGTGGGCACATTGGCGGGGCTGGTGATGGGGTATATCGCGTCGTGGGCAGGCGGGCACTATCACTTCATTCATCTGTCGGCCGAGGTGTACTCGATCGACACGCTGCCATTTGCGCCGCGGGTAATCGATGGCGTGATTGTGGCGGCGGTGTCGATTGGGGTGTCGCTGCTGGCTACGCTGTATCCGTCGGTGGCGGCTTCGCGGATTCTGCCGGCTGAGGCGCTTAGGTACGAGTGA
- a CDS encoding GNAT family N-acetyltransferase produces the protein MILIRKAEPDDAAGIAHVHVQSWRTTYKGIVPDAYLDALDEPDRTQLWQDLLGGDYDTFVAEREGLIVGFIMGGRCRDRTQQCDGELYAVYLLQEEQRARIGKDLVRELAHALRRRGLRKMAVWVLARNPAKTFYTRLGAHFVRAKQIEIGGAPLMEHAYVWDDLESLMRRYVVSKP, from the coding sequence ATGATCCTCATTCGTAAGGCGGAGCCGGACGACGCGGCTGGGATCGCGCACGTGCATGTACAGAGCTGGCGCACCACCTACAAGGGAATCGTTCCCGATGCTTACCTGGATGCTCTGGACGAGCCAGACCGCACGCAGTTGTGGCAGGATCTTCTCGGGGGTGACTACGACACCTTCGTAGCCGAACGCGAGGGGCTGATTGTTGGATTCATCATGGGCGGGAGATGCAGGGACCGCACCCAACAATGCGATGGAGAGCTCTACGCTGTGTACCTGCTGCAGGAGGAGCAGCGGGCCAGGATCGGGAAGGACCTGGTGCGCGAACTGGCTCACGCGCTTAGGCGTCGCGGACTGCGGAAGATGGCGGTGTGGGTTCTGGCGAGGAATCCGGCGAAGACGTTCTACACGCGCTTGGGAGCACACTTTGTGCGCGCCAAGCAAATCGAGATTGGCGGCGCTCCGCTGATGGAGCATGCGTACGTGTGGGATGATCTGGAGTCGCTCATGCGCCGCTATGTCGTGTCGAAGCCTTGA
- a CDS encoding DUF763 domain-containing protein — translation MKRSGTADLPLHGGRVPQWLATRMTELGTAITEQIVLHYGPSEFLSRLSDPFWFQAFGAVMGMDWHSSGITTSVMGALKRGLNPRLSELGFQICGGRGRHSKRTPDELRDFSARSGLDGNTLARTSRLTARIDNNAIADGFQLYLHTFVIHTSGEWSVIQQGMNDATGLARRYHWHSPAVRDFVHDPHTAILGRPQGEILNLVDSRATSAQQALLTIAGQPVQASIDEARRLVMPRHHDVRAEDVDLKRLGAVLAVAHEQDLRDFASLLLVEGLGPRTLQSLALIAEVVHGAPSRFSDPARFSWAHGGKDGHPFPVPLKTYDESLAVLRRSLDATRLGHTEKSEGFRRLDKLTRAVEQNRDPLADFTAALEHEREISPSLNGRTVFDDRRSARRKPADPQLPLFPAQGFDTT, via the coding sequence GTGAAGCGTTCCGGCACCGCCGATCTCCCCCTCCACGGCGGACGTGTCCCCCAATGGCTCGCCACCCGCATGACCGAGCTCGGCACCGCCATCACCGAGCAGATCGTCCTCCACTACGGCCCGTCGGAATTCCTCTCCCGCCTCAGCGACCCCTTCTGGTTCCAGGCCTTCGGCGCCGTCATGGGCATGGACTGGCACTCCTCCGGAATCACCACCTCCGTCATGGGTGCGCTCAAGCGCGGCCTCAACCCGCGTCTCTCCGAACTCGGCTTCCAGATCTGCGGCGGCCGCGGCCGTCACTCTAAGCGAACCCCCGATGAACTCCGCGACTTCTCCGCCCGCAGCGGCCTCGACGGCAACACTCTCGCCCGCACCAGCCGCCTCACCGCCCGCATCGACAACAACGCCATCGCCGACGGCTTCCAGCTCTACCTGCACACCTTTGTCATCCACACCTCCGGCGAGTGGTCCGTCATCCAGCAGGGCATGAACGACGCCACCGGCCTCGCCCGCCGCTACCACTGGCATTCGCCCGCGGTGCGCGACTTCGTCCACGACCCGCACACCGCCATCCTCGGCCGTCCCCAGGGCGAAATCCTCAACCTCGTCGATTCCCGCGCCACCTCTGCCCAGCAAGCCCTGCTCACCATCGCCGGCCAGCCCGTCCAGGCCTCAATCGACGAAGCCCGCCGACTCGTCATGCCGCGCCATCACGACGTTCGCGCCGAAGATGTCGACCTCAAGCGACTCGGCGCAGTCCTCGCCGTGGCGCACGAACAGGACCTCCGCGATTTTGCCTCTCTGCTTCTGGTCGAAGGCCTCGGTCCGCGTACCCTGCAGTCGCTCGCTCTCATCGCGGAAGTCGTCCACGGCGCGCCCAGCCGATTCTCCGATCCCGCGCGCTTCTCCTGGGCCCATGGAGGCAAAGACGGGCACCCGTTCCCTGTGCCCCTCAAGACTTACGACGAATCCCTCGCCGTGCTTCGCCGCTCGCTCGACGCAACCCGTCTCGGCCACACGGAGAAGTCAGAAGGCTTCCGGCGCCTCGACAAGCTCACTCGCGCCGTCGAGCAGAACCGCGATCCGCTCGCCGACTTCACCGCCGCCCTCGAGCACGAGCGAGAGATCTCACCCTCGCTCAACGGCCGCACAGTATTCGACGACCGCCGCAGCGCGCGCCGCAAGCCCGCCGATCCGCAGTTGCCGCTATTCCCTGCTCAAGGCTTCGACACGACATAG